A DNA window from Brassica oleracea var. oleracea cultivar TO1000 unplaced genomic scaffold, BOL UnpScaffold00615, whole genome shotgun sequence contains the following coding sequences:
- the LOC106319772 gene encoding ovarian cancer-associated gene 2 protein homolog encodes MDLNLTAHATHQHFLSKMLSHSYPCCQTASVSRPPRLSFKIRAMLSESKQRNPRILCLHGFRTSGLILRSLITSKWPDTVLRNLDLDFLDGPFPATGKSDIERFYDPPYYEWYQASKGFREYRNFEECLDYVEDYMIKHGPFDGLLGFSQGAFLSAALPRMQEQGKALTKVPKVKFLVLISGGKIPGLRFGQPEAAVGAFSSPVRCPSLHFIGERDFLKTEGEVLVESFVEPVVIRHTSGHTIPKLETEAEETVLSFFQRIRKMLSDEASSVRSLM; translated from the exons ATGGATCTAAATCTAACAGCTCATGCAACTCATCAACACTTTTTGTCCAAAATGCTGAGTCATTCTTATCCCTGCTGCCAAACAGCATCCGTATCACGTCCGCCGAGACTATCCTTCAAGATCAGGGCGATGTTGTCGGAAAGCAAACAGAGGAACCCAAGAATCCTCTGCCTCCACGGATTCAGAACAAGCGGTCTGATTCTCCGTTCGCTTATTACATCTAAATGGCCCGACACGGTCCTCCGAAACCTCGACCTCGATTTCCTCGACGGCCCGTTTCCCGCCACAGGCAAATCGGACATCGAGCGGTTCTACGACCCGCCGTACTACGAGTGGTACCAAGCGAGCAAG GGTTTTAGAGAATACAGGAACTTTGAAGAGTGTTTGGATTATGTTGAGGATTACATGATAAAGCATGGACCTTTTGATGGTCTTCTTGGTTTCTCTCAG GGGGCTTTTCTATCTGCTGCTCTTCCTCGAATGCAAGAACAG GGAAAGGCTCTAACTAAAGTGCCAAAGGTCAAGTTCTTGGTGTTAATATCCGGAGGAAAAATTCCCGGGTTGAGGTTTGGGCAGCCTGAAGCTGCGGTTGGTGCATTCTCATCTCCTGTTCGTTGCCCTTCACTCCACTTCATAG GGGAGAGGGATTTTCTGAAAACAGAAGGTGAAGTTCTTGTGGAATCATTTGTAGAGCCGGTGGTGATCCGTCATACAAGTGGACACACTATACCTAAACTTG AAACTGAAGCTGAGGAGACAGTGTTGAGCTTCTTCCAGAGGATTAGGAAGATGCTTTCTGATGAGGCGTCTTCTGTAAGAAGCTTGATGTGA
- the LOC106319775 gene encoding transcription factor bHLH99 — translation MMFQHEYPYGFSLMETSSSYEVLDYKMIVGSPPNPISFASSLATLSSSIAEQQSNSTDNLYSLQARGGFGEEPPRKKRRRRRTRSEQMIEEKENQRMNHIAVERNRRRQMNHFLSILKAMMPLSYSQRSDQASIIEGTINYLKKQEQLLQSFEAQLKPKKPNQPTNIFSDFFNFPQYSTAIASSRRHHNGLAVVADVEVTMVEMHANIKVLTKTRPRLLLKMINEFDSLGLTIFHLNLTTSNNMSLFTFSVKVDEACRLTTTANEVADAVHEVVSRIHKEH, via the exons ATGATGTTTCAACACGAGTATCCATATGGCTTCTCCCTCATGGAAACATCATCAAGCTACGAAGTCTTGGACTACAAAATGATCGTTGGTTCACCCCCAAATCCaatttcttttgcttcttctttagCGACACTCTCTTCCTCCATAGCCGAGCAACAATCTAATTCAACGGACAATTTATATTCTCTACAAGCACGAGGTGGTTTCGGTGAAGAACCGCCgcggaagaagaggaggaggaggagaacgAGAAGTGAACAAATgatagaagagaaagagaaccaAAGGATGAATCACATCGCCGTCGAGCGTAATCGGAGAAGGCAGATGAATCATTTTCTGTCCATACTCAAAGCTATGATGCCTCTCTCTTATTCTCAGCGT AGTGACCAAGCATCAATCATAGAGGGGACTATAAACTATCTAAAGAAGCAAGAACAACTTCTTCAATCATTCGAGGCCcaattaaaacccaaaaaacccaATCAACCGACGAACATATTCTCCGACTTCTTCAACTTCCCTCAATACTCCACCGCCATCGCCTCGAGCCGCCGCCACCACAACGGACTTGCGGTGGTTGCTGACGTGGAAGTTACTATGGTCGAAATGCATGCTAACATTAAAGTGTTAACAAAGACACGCCCAAGATTGTTGCTCAAGATGATCAATGAGTTTGACTCCTTAGGGTTAACTATATTTCATCTCAACCTCACAACTTCCAATAACATGTCTCTTTTCACTTTTAGTGTCAAG GTAGATGAAGCCTGTCGCTTAACGACTACAGCTAATGAGGTCGCAGATGCGGTGCATGAAGTCGTTAGCAGAATTCACAAGGAACACTGA
- the LOC106319781 gene encoding protein MIZU-KUSSEI 1-like — protein sequence MSFITSPHCRRLAATTTTAGVDCHKQVRSWRLLRTIVQLLIPSCYCTLVDPNDNQEDKSYRQIKPRTSSATTNSSSFTGTIFGFRRGKVNFCIQATNDSKSLNPIIVLLELTVPTEVLAREMRGGVLRIALESNDEDGYGSHQDSSSFSLLTTPLWNMYCNGRKVGFAIKRDPSKAELDALKVLTPVTEGAGVVNGEEINREKSDHMMYLRASFKRVFGSFDSESFHVIDPSGVIGQELSIFFFRSSRK from the coding sequence atgtcctTCATCACAAGCCCTCACTGCCGCCGCCTCGCGGCAACCACCACAACCGCAGGCGTAGACTGCCATAAACAAGTCCGTTCATGGCGGCTCCTTCGCACCATCGTTCAACTTCTCATCCCATCATGCTACTGCACACTCGTAGATCCAAATGATAATCAAGAAGACAAATCTTACCGCCAAATAAAACCAAGAACCTCCTCCGCTACCACAAACTCCTCATCTTTCACTGGAACAATCTTTGGTTTCCGCCGTGGCAAAGTAAACTTCTGCATCCAAGCAACAAACGACTCCAAAAGCCTAAATCCAATAATTGTCCTCTTAGAACTCACCGTCCCTACCGAGGTATTAGCCCGCGAAATGCGAGGAGGCGTGCTAAGAATCGCTCTTGAATCAAACGATGAGGATGGGTATGGTTCACATcaagattcttcttctttttcacttCTTACAACACCTTTGTGGAACATGTACTGCAACGGTCGGAAAGTTGGGTTTGCTATCAAACGAGATCCTTCAAAAGCCGAGCTAGACGCGTTGAAGGTGCTTACTCCGGTGACTGAAGGAGCCGGAGTTGTTAACGGAGAAGAGATCAACCGAGAGAAGAGTGATCATATGATGTACTTAAGAGCGAGTTTCAAACGAGTTTTTGGATCCTTTGATTCGGAATCTTTTCATGTCATCGACCCAAGCGGAGTTATCGGACAAGAACTAAGCATCTTCTTTTTCAGATCGTCAAGAAAATGA
- the LOC106319789 gene encoding homeobox-leucine zipper protein ATHB-5, whose translation MKRSRGSSDSLSGFLPICHSTSDKQLSPRARPTATGFLYPGGAGDYSQMFDGLEEDGSLEDIGVGHASSTAAAEKKRRLSVVQVKALEKNFEIDNKLEPERKVKLAQELGLQPRQVAIWFQNRRARWKTKQLERDYGVLKSNFDSLKRSRDSLQRDNDSLLAEIKELRAKLDVEGTCGNNGNAVTEETDVVKTVETVAFQTVIANNEVLELSQCPPLPREAQASELAYEMFSIFPRAESFREDPADSSDSSAVLNEEYSPTAVAATAVEMSTMGCFGQFVKMEEHEDLFSGEEACKLFADNEQWFCSGQWSS comes from the exons ATGAAGAGATCACGAGGAAGCTCGGATTCTTTATCCGGTTTCTTACCAATTTGCCACTCTACatcag ACAAACAACTAAGTCCACGTGCACGACCAACAGCCACCGGCTTTCTCTACCCCGGCGGCGCCGGAGACTACTCCCAGATGTTCGACGGTCTAGAAGAAGACGGAAGTCTAGAGGACATCGGCGTTGGACACGCGTCGTCTACGGCAGCAGCGGAGAAAAAACGGCGGTTGAGTGTAGTGCAAGTGAAAGCGTTAGAAAAGAATTTCGAGATTGATAACAAGTTAGAGCCTGAGAGAAAAGTGAAGCTGGCTCAAGAGCTTGGGCTGCAACCTCGACAAGTGGCGATCTGGTTTCAGAACCGCCGTGCTCGGTGGAAGACAAAGCAGCTCGAACGTGATTACGGCGTTCTCAAGTCAAACTTTGATTCACTCAAACGCAGCCGCGACTCGCTTCAACGTGATAACGATTCCCTTCTTGCAGAG ATTAAAGAGCTGAGAGCAAAACTTGACGTGGAAGGGACATGCGGAAACAATGGTAACGCCGTGACAGAAGAAACGGACGTTGTAAAAACGGTGGAAACGGTCGCGTTTCAGACGGTGATTGCTAATAACGAAGTCTTAGAGCTAAGCCAGTGTCCTCCACTGCCTCGGGAAGCCCAGGCATCGGAGCTCGCATACGAGATGTTTAGCATTTTCCCACGTGCCGAAAGCTTCAGAGAAGATCCAGCTGATAGTAGCGACTCAAGCGCTGTTTTGAACGAAGAATATAGTCCCACGGCGGTGGCAGCGACAGCGGTTGAGATGTCGACGATGGGATGTTTTGGCCAGTTTGTGAAAATGGAAGAGCATGAAGATCTTTTTAGTGGAGAGGAAGCTTGCAAGTTGTTTGCGGATAATGAGCAGTGGTTTTGCTCTGGACAGTGGAGTTCCTAA
- the LOC106319774 gene encoding protein TRANSPARENT TESTA 12-like — protein sequence MRGRGEEESESRVPLLESPNTAKEDGGGLKKRVWVETKKLWQIVGPAIFTRLSAYSMLVITQAFAGHLGELELAAISIVNNVIVGFNFGLLLGMASALETLCGQAFGARKYYMLGVYMQRSWIVLFFCCLLLLPTYLFSTPVLKFIGQPDDIAELSGVLSVWAIPLHFAYPLSFPLQRFLQCQLKNHVTAYAAAVSLVVHFLVSWLFVDGLKLGVVGTMATVSISWWVNVLIILAYTVCGGCPLTWTGFSSEAFTGLWEFLKLSASSGVMLCLENWYYRILIIMTGNLHNARIAVDSLSICMSINGWEMMIPLAFFAGTGVRVANELGAGNGKGARFATIVSVTQSLIIGLFFWVIIMLFHNQIAWIFSSSEAVLAAVNKLTVLLALTVFLNSVQPVLSGVAVGSGWQSYVAYINLGCYYCIGIPLGILMGWIFKFGVMGIWAGMIFGGTAVQTMILILITMRCEWEKEAQIAQARVNKWSKTIE from the exons ATGAGAGGAAggggagaagaagaatcagagtCAAGGGTTCCACTGTTGGAAAGCCCTAACACGGCGAAAGAAGACGGTGGAGGATTGAAGAAGAGAGTTTGGGTTGAGACAAAGAAGCTATGGCAAATCGTTGGCCCTGCGATATTTACTAGATTATCGGCATACTCGATGCTTGTAATAACTCAAGCTTTCGCTGGTCATCTCGGAGAACTCGAACTAGCTGCAATATCCATCGTTAATAACGTCATCGTTGGCTTCAACTTCGGCCTCTTA CTTGGGATGGCGAGTGCGTTGGAAACGCTGTGTGGACAAGCCTTTGGAGCGAGGAAGTATTACATGTTAGGAGTTTATATGCAACGTTCTTGGATTGTTCTATTCTTTTGTTGTCTCTTGTTATTACCTACTTATCTTTTCTCAACTCCGGTTCTCAAATTTATCGGTCAACCAGACGATATCGCCGAGCTTTCTGGCGTCTTGTCTGTATGGGCCATCCCTCTTCATTTCGCTTACCCTCTGTCCTTCCCGCTTCAACGTTTCCTCCAGTGCCAGCTCAAAAACCAC GTGACTGCGTATGCGGCTGCGGTTTCATTGGTGGTTCACTTTTTAGTGAGTTGGTTGTTCGTGGATGGGCTTAAACTCGGAGTTGTTGGAACTATGGCTACTGTTAGCATCTCTTGGTGGGTCAACGTTCTTATTATCTTAGCTTACACCGTTTGCGGCGGCTGTCCACTCACTTGGACCGGCTTCTCTTCCGAAGCCTTCACCGGGCTTTGGGAGTTTCTCAAACTCTCCGCTTCTTCCGGCGTCATGCTTTG TTTGGAAAATTGGTATTACCGGATTTTGATTATAATGACTGGAAATCTTCATAATGCTCGAATAGCCGTTGACTCTTTGTCTATATG CATGTCGATAAATGGATGGGAGATGATGATTCCCCTCGCTTTCTTCGCCGGAACCGG TGTACGAGTGGCGAACGAATTAGGAGCAGGTAATGGAAAAGGAGCGAGATTTGCAACGATTGTATCAGTGACACAATCGTTGATAATCGGATTATTCTTTTGGGTGATAATAATGCTTTTCCATAACCAAATTGCTTGGATCTTCTCATCAAGCGAAGCCGTTTTAGCAGCCGTTAATAAACTCACTGTTCTATTAGCTCTCACCGTTTTTCTTAATAGCGTTCAACCGGTACTATCCG GTGTCGCGGTTGGATCGGGTTGGCAATCATACGTTGCATATATAAACTTAGGATGTTACTATTGCATTggaattccacttggaattttAATGGGTTGGATTTTTAAATTCGGTGTCATG GGTATTTGGGCTGGTATGATATTTGGAGGAACCGCAGTTCAGacaatgattttaattttgatcACAATGAGATGTGAATGGGAAAAGGAG GCGCAGATAGCACAAGCACGTGTTAACAAATGGTCCAAAACAATAGAATGA
- the LOC106319767 gene encoding agamous-like MADS-box protein AGL93 produces the protein MRASSSSSSNSLAATSLSNRLKTIFKKASELSILCQVAVNVIYYGPNGELKTWPKEKEVVKDMALRYKAATKRKKSSNLRDFLEGKLENDKNLKKNKKKTKREFENVKYPEWYPVLDHYSPDQLHELVLSLQGTLSTMEERIRVLEAKKQKNTNLVHQNLTQQRHHQHQTVQPLNPSQYSLYLFNRDDATLSQLPLSASHSKQLISYQNQLRMQQQRLYDPCVSNTQGHPALLTVQESWLKNQLMQQQEPYGSHHNMRTMNNTTNSKVLGHPCPLNTIPKEFSFDLQKNPNDDMVGRPKFSQDMLNLCLAYADSPQLQTSSLPSIHQTIPNINLIPDNSRCL, from the coding sequence ATGCgagcttcttcttcgtcgtcttctAACTCACTTGCTGCAACTAGTTTGAGCAATAGACTAAAGACAATCTTCAAGAAGGCTTCCGAGCTTTCTATCCTGTGTCAAGTTGCGGTTAACGTCATCTACTACGGACCAAACGGCGAGTTGAAGACATGGCCTAAGGAGAAAGAGGTAGTGAAAGACATGGCCTTGAGGTATAAGGCGGCCACAAAACGCAAGAAGAGCTCCAATCTTCGTGATTTCTTGGAGGGCAAGTTAGAGAATGATAAGAAtttgaagaagaataagaagaagactAAGAGAGAGTTTGAGAACGTCAAGTATCCAGAATGGTATCCAGTTCTTGATCATTACTCTCCCGACCAACTCCATGAACTGGTTCTGTCCTTACAAGGGACTCTCTCTACTATGGAGGAAAGGATTCGTGTTCTAGAGGCAAAGAAACAGAAGAACACAAACTTGGTTCATCAGAATTTGACCCAGCAGCGTCATCATCAACATCAGACAGTACAACCCTTGAACCCTAGCCAGTACTCTCTGTATCTGTTTAACCGTGACGATGCTACTCTCTCACAGCTTCCACTCTCTGCATCACATTCCAAACAACTCATCAGTTACCAAAATCAGTTGAGGATGCAGCAGCAGAGGCTTTATGATCCTTGCGTATCTAACACGCAAGGTCACCCAGCTTTACTTACAGTACAAGAATCTTGGTTGAAGAATCAGTTGATGCAGCAGCAGGAGCCTTATGGTTCTCATCATAACATGCGTACGATGAATAACACCACCAACAGCAAGGTTCTAGGACATCCTTGTCCCTTAAACACAATTCCAAAGGAGTTTTCTTTTGATCTCCAGAAGAACCCTAATGATGATATGGTCGGTAGACCTAAGTTCTCTCAAGATATGTTAAACTTGTGTTTAGCCTATGCTGATAGCCCTCAGCTTCAGACATCTTCTCTACCATCTATACACCAAACCATTCCTAACATTAACCTTATTCCTGACAACTCAAGATGCCTCTGA
- the LOC106319768 gene encoding zinc finger BED domain-containing protein DAYSLEEPER-like, with product MTRNEKNVSCGTHHLQRHLETCPKKPSSEDKAAYDQKRDREMVSEVIIYHDLPFKYVEYEKVRARDKYLNPECQPICRQTVAADVYKRYEVEKEELKKVFARHTAQVCFTSDLWTSRPNSMGYICLTAHFIDVGWNLQSKILAFCDLKPPHTGEEIANKILECMMEWDLKKKVFSINLDNANNNDSMQRILKGQLQMMSGYAYCVMARSKYPTSSVYFTEVWRIEILLKHFVRCDDYDLKQVAKEILKTEELRTNLTKLYKEYQVRTWGSSSGTSSTPTPHDLVTESPLEDDLDNRLDRRSFRNLDVLIHWRENQARFGDLAMMACDILSIPITTVASESAFSIGARVLTPYRSRFLPKNVHARNWLQGFAEYEGTIEDVDDMCNEDARKTTSTSGVEGSRSEDSNGEGVRM from the exons ATGACACGTAATGAAAAGAATGTGAGTTGTGGAACTCATCATCTACAACGCCACTTGGAAACTTGTCCAAAGAAGCCTTCAAGTGAAGATAAGGCTGCATATGATCAGAAGAGAGATCGTGAGATGGTTAGTGAGGTAATCATTTATCATGATCTTCCATTCAAATATGTCGAATACGAGAAGGTTAGAGCACGAGACAAGTATTTGAATCCAGAGTGTCAGCCCATTTGTAGACAAACGGTTGCAGCAGATGTTTATAAGAGGTATGAAGTAGAAAAGGAAGAGCTGAAGAAAGTGTTTGCTAGACATACTGCTCAGGTTTGCTTTACTTCTGATCTTTGGACATCTCGTCCTAATAGCATGGGATACATATGTCTTACTGCCCACTTCATAGATGTTGGCTGGAACTTGCAGAGTAAGATTCTTGCTTTCTGCGATTTGAAGCCTCCACACACAGGAGAAGAGATTGCTAACAAGATTTTGGAGTGTATGATGGAATGGGATTTAAAGAAGAAGGTATTCTCTATTAACTTAGACAATGCTAATAACAATGATAGTATGCAGAGGATCCTCAAGGGACAGCTTCAGATGATGAGTGGTTATGCTTATTGTGTGATGGCAA GATCAAAGTACCCAACATCTAGTGTGTACTTCACAGAAGTTTGGAGGATTGAGATATTGCTGAAGCATTTTGTGAGATGTGATGATTATGATTTGAAGCAGGTGGCTAAGGAAAT TTTAAAAACTGAAGAGCTGAGGACTAATTTGACTAAACTTTATAAAGAGTATCAAGTTCGGACTTGGGGCAGTTCTTCTGGTACTTCATCTACACCAACTCCACATGATCTAGTTACTGAATCACCTCTTGAAGATGATTTAGACAAT AGGCTAGATAGAAGGTCTTTTCGCAATTTGGATGTATTAATCCATTGGAGGGAAAACCAAGCTCGATTTGGTGATTTGGCGATGATGGCGTGTGATATACTGAGTATCCCTATCACCACAGTAGCATCTGAATCAGCTTTCAGTATTGGAGCTCGGGTGTTAACTCCATACCGAAGTCGCTTTCTTCCCAAGAATGTCCATGCTCGTAACTGGTTGCAAGGATTTGCAGAGTATGAAG GTACAATAGAAGATGTTGATGATATGTGCAACGAAGATGCTAGGAAGACTACAAGTACTTCTGGAGTCGAGGGTTCAAGATCAGAAGATTCAAAT GGAGAGGGTGTGAGAATGTGA
- the LOC106319766 gene encoding putative clathrin assembly protein At5g65370, with protein sequence MGKFTTLSGILKDEASQMKLNMVHLCSSENAKTIDLALLKATTHTSHKPPSDKYVNLLQSTVDTRYGPETIAAVVERLRLTTDVCVAAKCLILLHKMSKSENGHKGEGSVVRVTNRSLIYNEGGRHLKLNDLNVDSSRFTRELYPWVHWYKQYLDCYFHIAEVLGTVSSIKESSEDKRLESQRVSSYTTDCIFKQIGFLVALFENISARPETPTSKSNQIVIKMIELMVKDCFSVMILIKIRFEELYARKAKSDVMVPVLVRLEKCKETLSDFSWQRKYLVEDFWCLVSKLKQG encoded by the exons ATGGGAAAATTCACAACCTTGAGTGGCATATTAAAAGACGAAGCCTCCCAAATGAAACTCAACATGGTTCATTTGTGTAGCTCCGAGAACGCCAAAACCATTGACTTGGCTCTTTTGAAGGCCACGACTCATACCTCACACAAACCACCTTCCGACAAATACGTCAATCTCCTCCAATCGACTGTCGACACGCGTTACGGTCCCGAGACCATCGCTGCGGTGGTGGAGAGGCTGCGTTTGACGACGGACGTGTGCGTGGCTGCTAAATGTCTCATTCTTCTCCATAAGATGTCTAAATCAGAAAATGGACATAAAGGAGAAGGTAGTGTTGTTCGTGTGACTAATCGTAGTTTGATATATAACGAAGGAGGTCGACATTTAAAATTGAATGATCTGAATGTGGATTCATCTCGTTTTACTAGAGAGTTGTATCCATGGGTTCATTG GTACAAACAATATCTAGATTGTTACTTTCACATTGCGGAGGTTCTAGGCACTGTTTCAAGCATAAAAGAAAGTTCAGAAGATAAGCGTTTGGAGAGTCAACGAGTCTCGTCTTACACAACCGATTGTATTTTCAAACAAATCGGTTTCTTAGTGGCTCTCTTCGAAAATATAAGTGCCCGGCCAGAAACTCCAACGTCGAAATCGAACCAAATCGTTATTAAGATGATAGAACTAATGGTAAAAGACTGCTTCTCGGTCATGATATTGATCAAGATAAGGTTTGAAGAATTGTACGCGAGAAAAGCTAAATCGGACGTGATGGTTCCGGTTTTGGTGAGGCTTGAAAAGTGTAAGGAGACTTTGAGCGACTTTTCTTGGCAACGCAAATATTTGGTTGAAGATTTTTGGTGTTTGGTTTCAAAGTTAAAACAAGGGTAA